A single genomic interval of Lathyrus oleraceus cultivar Zhongwan6 chromosome 7, CAAS_Psat_ZW6_1.0, whole genome shotgun sequence harbors:
- the LOC127104510 gene encoding uncharacterized mitochondrial protein AtMg00810-like, which translates to MVSKKIYVDDIIFGSTNESLCEEFSTIMQGEFEMSMMGKLNYFLGLHIKQTKEGIFINQSKYYKELLKRFDMDSCKDMATPMGSGTYLDQDESRTPIDITKYRAMIGSLLYLTASRPDIMFSVCLCTRFQASPKESHLTVVKRIMKHFKGTSNVGLWYPKGSICSLVGFSDADYAGCKTDRKSMSGTCHIFGNAVLSWSCKNQASVVLSTTKVEYIAAGSCCAQILWLEQQLRDYGINLGRISL; encoded by the exons ATGGTTTCGAAAAAG ATTTATGTAGATGACATCATATTTGGATCCACAAATGAATCCTTATGTGAAGAATTCTCAACAATCATGCAAGGAGAATTTGAAATGTCCATGATGGGTAAATTGAACTACTTCCTTGGGTTGCACATCAAACAAACAAAGGAAGGGATATTCATCAATCAATCTAAATACTACAAAGAACTTCTCAAAAGATTTGACATGGATTCTTGCAAAGATATGGCCACTCCAATGGGATCGGGGACATATCTTGATCAGGATGAATCTAGAACTCCAATTGATATCACTAAGTATCGAGCTATGATTGGTTCCTTGTTATATCTAACGGCTAGTCGACCtgatattatgtttagtgtatgtttaTGTACTCGATTTCAAGCATCTCCAAAGGAATCTCATCTCACTGTTGTAAAGAGAATAATGAAGCATTTCAAAGGAACATCCAATGTCGGCTTATGGTACCCCAAAGGTAGTATATGTAGTCTTGTTGGTTTCTctgatgcagattatgcaggatGCAAAACAGACAGAAAAAGCATGAGTGGAACATGTCACATTTTTGGAAATGCTGTACTTTCATGGTCATGTAAAAATCAAGCAAGTGTGGTTCTCAGCACCACTAAAGTAGAATATATTGCCGCTGGTAGCTGTTGTGCTCAAATTCTTTGGTTAGAGCAACAACTTCGCGACTATGGTATAAACCTAGGAAGAATCTCTCTCTAA